One genomic segment of Ricinus communis isolate WT05 ecotype wild-type chromosome 5, ASM1957865v1, whole genome shotgun sequence includes these proteins:
- the LOC8288875 gene encoding 50S ribosomal protein L11, chloroplastic, with product MASSSLSTCCHLSSSLWNTNNNNDKSKMSSSFLASPISLSSLQFFHHKTSQTPRRRLSVIAMAPPKPAGKAKKAVGLIKLALEAGKATPAPPVGPALGAKGVNIMAFCKDYNAKTADKAGYIIPVEITVYDDRSFTFILKTPPASVLLLKAAGVEKGSKDPQIEKVGKVTIEQLRAIAAEKLPDLNCTSIESAMRIIAGTAANMGIDVEPPVLEPKKKEVL from the exons ATGGCGTCCTCTTCTCTCTCGACATGTTGTCATCTCAGCTCTTCTTTATGGAatactaacaataataacgaCAAGTCTAAGATGTCCTCTTCGTTTTTAGCTTCCCCAATTAGCTTGTCTTCTCTTCAATTCTTTCACCATAAAACTTCCCAAACTCCGCGCCGTCGTCTCTCAGTTATCGCAATGGCTCCTCCTAAGCCAGCTGGCAAGGCAAAGAAAG CGGTAGGATTGATAAAGCTGGCTCTGGAGGCGGGGAAGGCAACGCCTGCTCCTCCGGTGGGGCCAGCACTTGGTGCCAAAGGTGTAAACATTATGGCATTCTGTAAGGATTACAATGCTAAAACTGCTGATAAAGCCGGTTATATCATTCCTGTTGAAATTACCGTCTATGAT GATAGAAGCTTCACTTTCATTTTGAAGACACCACCTGCCTCTGTGCTCTTGCTTAAGGCTGCAG GAGTGGAGAAAGGTTCTAAAGATCCACAAATAGAGAAAGTGGGTAAAGTCACAATTGAGCAATTGCGTGCAATAGCTGCTGAAAAGCTACCAGACTTGAATTGCACCTCAATTGAGTCAGCAATGAGAATTATAGCAGGTACTGCTGCTAACATGGGAATTGATGTTGAACCCCCTGTTCTTGAACCAAAAAAGAAGGAAGTCTTGTGA
- the LOC8288876 gene encoding metal tolerance protein 1, which yields MEVQHSESGHIIEIHGESLGGSKICGGAACGFSDAKTSSTDAKERSDSMRKLLIAVLLCIIFMSVEVAGGIKANSLAILTDAAHLLSDVAAFAISLFSLWASGWEATPRQSYGFFRIEILGALISIQMIWLLAGILVYEAIARLINETGEVQGFLMFVVSAFGLVVNIAMAILLGHDHGHGHGHGHGHGHDHDHGHGGDGHSHSHEDHGHAHNHGITIATHHHHPEGSSEHNDEHHHTHDSDYSEPLLRNSNDEAVKGGSKQKKHLNINVQGAYLHVLGDSIQSVGVMIGGAIIWYKPEWKIIDLICTLVFSVIVLGTTIRMLRNILEVLMESTPREIDATRLEKGLCEMDEVVAIHELHIWAITVGKVLLACHVKIKPEADADLVLDKVIDYIRREYNISHVTIQIERQ from the coding sequence ATGGAAGTGCAACATTCTGAATCTGGTCATATAATTGAAATCCATGGAGAGAGCCTGGGTGGAAGTAAGATTTGTGGGGGAGCAGCTTGTGGATTTTCAGATGCTAAAACCAGTTCAACAGATGCAAAGGAACGATCAGATTCCATGCGGAAGCTTTTGATTGCAGTTCTGCTTTGTATTATTTTCATGAGTGTAGAAGTTGCTGGAGGCATCAAAGCCAACAGTCTTGCAATTTTGACTGATGCAGCTCATCTATTATCAGATGTTGCAGCATTTGCAATCTCCTTGTTCTCTCTCTGGGCCTCAGGATGGGAGGCAACTCCACGTCAGTCTTATGGGTTTTTCAGGATTGAGATACTTGGCGCACTGATTTCCATTCAAATGATATGGCTTCTTGCTGGGATCCTGGTGTATGAAGCCATTGCTAGACTTATCAATGAAACAGGTGAAGTTCAGGGTTTTCTTATGTTTGTTGTTTCTGCATTTGGATTAGTGGTGAATATTGCCATGGCAATCTTATTGGGTCATGATCATGGTCATGGACATGGACATGGACATGGACATGGCCATGATCACGATCATGGCCATGGTGGTGATGGTCACAGCCACAGTCATGAGGATCATGGTCATGCACATAACCATGGGATAACCATAGCTACGCATCATCATCATCCCGAGGGAAGCTCTGAGCACAATGATGAGCATCATCATACACATGATTCAGACTATTCTGAGCCTCTGCTTAGGAACTCAAATGATGAAGCAGTGAAAGGTGGATCTAAGCAAAAGAAACATCTGAACATCAATGTACAAGGGGCTTATCTTCATGTATTGGGGGATTCCATACAGAGTGTTGGGGTGATGATTGGTGGGGCAATAATTTGGTATAAACCAGAGTGGAAGATTATTGATTTGATATGCACTCTTGTATTCTCAGTAATTGTCTTAGGCACAACAATCAGGATGTTGCGAAATATTCTGGAGGTTCTGATGGAGAGTACGCCAAGGGAAATTGATGCTACTAGGCTTGAGAAGGGTCTCTGTGAGATGGATGAAGTGGTTGCCATCCATGAACTGCACATTTGGGCCATAACTGTTGGGAAGGTTTTATTGGCTTGCCATGTTAAGATCAAGCCTGAGGCTGATGCTGATTTGGTACTAGACAAGGTAATAGACTACATTAGGAGAGAATACAACATCAGTCATGTGACCATTCAGATAGAGCGCCAATAA
- the LOC8288877 gene encoding LOW QUALITY PROTEIN: caffeic acid 3-O-methyltransferase 1 (The sequence of the model RefSeq protein was modified relative to this genomic sequence to represent the inferred CDS: inserted 1 base in 1 codon; substituted 1 base at 1 genomic stop codon): MATSPSNSMEEEEEYQQKYAMQLVTASVLPMALRASIELGVFEIIEKAGQGALLSPSXIALQIATLDNPEAPFVLDRILSLLASHCILTCSIXQGGQFHRLYGLAPVAKYFIKNQDGGWLTPFLMMIQDKFIMDIWYHLKDAVVEGGIPFDRAHGINAMEYMGKDARFSQIFKASMRDFDPLLMQTILDKYDGFVGLKSLVDVGGGDGSILNMILSKYPSIKGINYDLPQIIEKSPSYPGIEHVAGDMFMSIPKGEAIFMKWILHGWDDLDCLKLLKNCYETLPSNGKVIAVDLVVPAAPGTSAAARSLLQSYLYMTSMNPKGQERTEMQFQSLAKQAGFSHVQVACYAYTFSVVEFHKII, translated from the exons ATGGCAACCTCTCCCTCTAACAGcatggaagaagaagaagaataccAGCAGAAATATGCCATGCAACTTGTGACTGCATCAGTACTGCCTATGGCCTTGAGAGCGTCGATAGAGCTAGGAGTGTTCGAGATCATAGAGAAAGCTGGCCAGGGGGCCCTGCTCTCCCCTTCATAAATTGCCTTGCAAATTGCTACTCTGGATAACCCAGAGGCACCCTTTGTGCTAGATCGAATCCTCAGCCTTCTCGCTAGCCATTGTATTCTCACTTGCTCTA GTCAGGGTGGTCAGTTTCATAGGCTATATGGTTTAGCACCTGTGGCCAAATACTTCATTAAGAACCAAGATGGAGGATGGTTGACTCCCTTTCTGATGATGATTCAGGATAAATTCATCATGGATATTTG GTACCATTTAAAAGATGCAGTCGTCGAAGGGGGGATTCCTTTTGACAGGGCACATGGGATAAACGCTATGGAATACATGGGAAAGGATGCAAGATTTTCCCAAATATTCAAGGCTTCCATGAGGGACTTCGACCCTCTACTTATGCAGACAATTCTTGATAAATATGATGGTTTTGTAGGTCTAAAATCCTTGGTGGATGTGGGCGGGGGAGATGGTTCTATCCTTAACATGATCCTTTCCAAGTATCCTTCCATTAAGGGTATCAACTATGATTTGCCTCAGATTATAGAAAAGTCGCCCTCTTATCCAG GTATCGAGCATGTTGCAGGAGATATGTTCATGAGCATCCCAAAAGGAGAGGCTATTTTCATGAAG TGGATACTCCATGGCTGGGATGACCTAGACTGcttaaaacttttaaagaaTTGCTATGAAACATTGCCAAGTAACGGGAAAGTGATAGCAGTGGACTTGGTCGTCCCAGCAGCTCCTGGAACTAGTGCTGCGGCGAGGTCCTTGTTACAGTCATATTTATACATGACAAGCATGAACCCGAAGGGACAAGAAAGGACAGAGATGCAATTCCAAAGTCTGGCTAAACAGGCAGGGTTTTCACATGTTCAAGTTGCATGTTATGCTTATACTTTTTCAGTCGTAGAGTTCCATAAAATCATATGA
- the LOC8288878 gene encoding protein DMR6-LIKE OXYGENASE 2, translated as MASTKLLLADLASGVRHVPSKYIRPVSDRPNLSDVHKSDGSIRLIDLKGLRSPNRALVIKQIGQACQTDGFFQVKNHGLPDEMINSIMRTAREFFKLPESERLKCYSNDPTKTTRLSTSFNVKTEKVSNWRDFLRLHCYPLADYIQEWPCNPPLFRKNVSEYSTSVRRLVLTLLEAISESLGLKRDYIEKTLSKQGQHMAMNYYPPCPQPELTYGLPGHTDPNLITILLQDHVPGLQVLRNGKWIAINPIPSTFIVNIGDQMQVISNDRYKSVLHRAVVNSYEERISIPTFYCPSPDAVIGPAKDLIDPDHPAAYREFTYAEYYEKFWDRGLAKECCLDLFKTSTA; from the exons ATGGCTTCCACTAAGCTACTATTGGCTGATCTTGCCTCAGGTGTAAGACATGTACCTTCCAAATATATCCGTCCTGTCTCCGACCGTCCAAATCTCTCCGACGTTCACAAATCCGACGGTTCCATTCGTCTCATCGACCTCAAGGGCCTTCGGAGTCCTAATCGCGCTCTTGTAATCAAGCAGATTGGACAAGCCTGCCAAACTGATGGTTTCTTTCAG GTAAAGAATCACGGACTGCCCGATGAAATGATCAACAGCATAATGCGTACTGCTAGAGAATTCTTTAAATTACCTGAAAGTGAGAGATTGAAATGTTATTCCAATGACCCTACCAAAACCACAAGGCTCTCTACAAGTTTTAATGTCAAGACAGAAAAGGTCTCTAACTGGAGAGACTTCCTCAGGCTCCATTGTTACCCTCTGGCGGATTATATCCAAGAATGGCCTTGCAATCCTCCATTGTTCAG GAAAAATGTGTCTGAATATTCCACAAGTGTTCGAAGGCTAGTGCTGACATTGCTTGAAGCCATATCGGAAAGCTTGGGCCTTAAAAGAGACTACATAGAGAAGACATTAAGCAAGCAAGGACAGCACATGGCCATGAATTATTATCCTCCATGTCCGCAGCCAGAGCTCACATATGGATTGCCTGGACATACTGACCCCAATTTGATCACTATTCTTCTGCAAGACCATGTCCCTGGATTGCAGGTTCTCAGAAATGGAAAGTGGATTGCTATTAATCCCATTCCCAGTACATTCATTGTCAATATTGGTGACCAAATGCAGGTAATAAGCAATGATCGATACAAGAGTGTGCTCCACAGAgcagttgttaactcttacgAGGAGAGAATATCAATCCCCACATTCTATTGTCCTTCACCTGATGCTGTGATAGGGCCTGCAAAGGATTTGATTGACCCTGACCATCCAGCAGCCTATAGGGAATTTACTTATGCCGAATACTATGAGAAGTTTTGGGACAGAGGACTTGCAAAAGAATGCTGCTTGGACCTGTTCAAAACTTCTACTGCTTGA